Proteins encoded in a region of the Nicotiana tomentosiformis chromosome 9, ASM39032v3, whole genome shotgun sequence genome:
- the LOC104086058 gene encoding serine/threonine-protein kinase STY13-like, producing the protein MADEKGIPNLERSLSTPSEKLIDSPKGDNLDAQNVTISIDKKLLIDLQQLSIGPIISEAHYSVVYQGLYKSLPVAIKVIQPEKSSNVSPERKVKFEREITMLSRVKHDSIVKFIGASTEPALILVTELMKGDTLQKYLWSIRPHCPDFNLSLSFALGISRAMEYLHAIGIIHRDLKPSNLLLTEDKTRIKLADFGLARVMAETEMTAEAGTYRWMAPELLYTEPADYGVKKKHYNHKVDVYSFSMVLWELLTNDTPFKGKTDIMAANATAKNLRPSTDNIPKDIVPLISSCWSEDPADRPEFAQISDILANILGDAYIQQTITPNLSEGKQPAAYTPQTITPNLSDKDQSTSEEIANSSGTNNLMDKSAENKKKKSKSWLCCFKSGYNDNLQ; encoded by the exons ATGGCTGATGAAAAGGGTATTCCAAATCTTGAACGTTCTCTCTCTACCCCATCAGAGAAACTTATCGACAGTCCAAAGGGTGACAATCTTGATGCCCAAAATGTTACTATCAGTATTGACAAGAAGCTACTGATCGATTTACAGCAGCTTTCAATTGGGCCTATTATCAGTGAAGCTCATTATTCTGTGGTTTACCAAGGATT ATATAAATCCCTGCCTGTTGCGATAAAAGTTATACAGCCAGAGAAATCCTCAAATGTAAGTCCTGAGAGGAAGGTGAAATTTGAGAGGGAAATTACGATGCTATCTAGAGTGAAGCATGACAGCATTGTGAAG TTTATTGGTGCCTCCACGGAACCAGCGTTGATATTAGTCACAGAGTTAATGAAAGGTGACACACTTCAGAAGTACCTGTGGAGCATCCGACCACATTGTCCGGATTTCAACCTTTCTCTAAGTTTTGCATTGGGAATTTCTCGGGCAATGGAGTATTTGCATGCAATTGGCATCATTCACCGTGATCTGAAGCCAA GTAATCTACTCCTCACAGAAGACAAGACAAGAATTAAACTAGCTGACTTTGGGTTAGCTAGGGTGATGGCAGAAACTGAAATGACCGCAGAAGCTGGTACATACCGCTGGATGGCTCCTGAG TTATTGTACACAGAACCAGCTGATTATGGGGTGAAGAAGAAACACTACAATCATAAAGTAGATGTCTACAGTTTCTCGATGGTTCTATGGGAGCTACTCACCAACGACACTCCATTCAAGGGAAAAACCGACATAATGGCAGCGAATGCTACAGCTAAA AATTTAAGGCCTAGCACGGATAACATTCCTAAGGACATTGTACCTCTCATTAGCTCCTGCTGGTCAGAGGATCCAGCAGATCGACCAGAATTTGCGCAAATATCAGATATCCTTGCAAACATCCTTGGCGATGCATATATTCAGCAGACGATAACGCCAAATCTTTCTGAGGGGAAGCAGCCTGCTGCATATACTCCGCAAACGATAACTCCAAATCTCTCTGACAAGGATCAATCTACGAGCGAAGAGATTGCTAATTCTTCTGGCACCAACAATTTGATGGATAAGAGTGcagaaaataagaagaagaaaagcaAGAGTTGGTTATGCTGTTTCAAGAGTGGCTACAATGACAATCTCCAATAA